In Apis mellifera strain DH4 linkage group LG3, Amel_HAv3.1, whole genome shotgun sequence, one DNA window encodes the following:
- the LOC412256 gene encoding nucleosome-remodeling factor subunit NURF301 isoform X3, with protein sequence MTGRGSKRRGRPPKSVVMERPKKFQYHLMKKPKYLQNKGSETPNSQPSTPTPSRPSSPVESEESRRSTRIRKSRGPRDRHSRKGGHSSSGAYQRRGYNPNVDYHDSEYHYGSDFGDESSEKSEVEEDLLQSDVDSSESIEEPDPSSDSDFSLSSYSTTSGTPRKTLLSQQRPPSPEPLWLQNKELPPLNLPKSSDDLLVPRELVMPCLSIYEVLRHFRTLVRLSAFRFEDFCAALMCEDQTNLLAEIHIMLIKALLREEDSQQTHFGPLDQKDSVNVSLYFVDSMTWSEALRSYVESDKSFDQNILHILSTCEYPFTSVEDRIKVLQFLTDQFLITNPVREDLLHEGILNGNMHYDDHCRVCHRLGDLLCCETCPAVFHLECVEPPLVDVPTEDWQCSTCKAHKVTGVADCIPDVEKNGSLCRQEHLGFDRHGKKYWFLARRIFVESEDGEVWYYSTALQLEELMLCLDRNEMEVALYRELSDYKDEIVRQMELTEQITNQYKGNKKSYLEIENSLIQKLQKERQEKQEKEEEEKKEKQRQEAEEMVRRIHEGTDSLEEQLSAVTEQQEIKTSEDSNTKENTQKIIPENVEIDSVDTNLTDGVNKEVKACTSSSSSEEIDEEILEGDESISKIGRDGKKHTIVTRSKTGSLQPRTFNMDDLKKRSTGQLSKEELEKLDKGLKEEGDSTRLTRQKAHQIASGTHLFKLGMDNNFKSYVNQYSTNPIALNKAQRNEERDKKRHLSHKFSLTQASEFKWVGSLTGTRALLVSTLRQTILQLESSIQSSFMHTNWPLLRKPWTTAVGACVNPRDFARALIVLQACIKSVVFASVWHDQLGHVKLQRVTALEREEKKRQDKKDKKEREDEEERNRLFNFVKYTLGLKHQVWKQKGEEYRVHGQGGWLWVSASRRYRYSDMSKLGLRIGPQKIMVQIKDQEGLKILALDPPTYDFLIKEYCSSKKEENNMNIKIKEEIKEEEISKDTLTDACIKQECKEEDIKKESVEDKQNKTEIDMKTEETITKTESQSIKQETKMNLSFLAGMKIKKVYTPIKEFEEIDITKALTTNGRLHYPKIAKKTRIDDFLARRTHLKLLEERRLLQTEKSKELLNQSTNQKDGDSEVDIENNEESDTDGGDNSLQNILTGKQPKTISTSAREMLNVIGKRIQHVKAQYASIMRLNKNGSCYSRYCNMTTLPGKITTTTQSLTSTCYSPICLQKARLKLDLIALLRKANALNNNQSLNLSIGANTMQLSQANSKIEGSDAKDAIRKDLESAVASATHCTEETPATNVVKDISPPIKKIKVESNTTSTNDTSSGYIDVVTTTNNIVTTTTVTTTQQTIKTIDGIVQSMQESTSSQNSVTFSSEVKTSVGQKTMIVNRRGRTVQRSTMAKELNADGTERIYSTTSTEGKVYLKKVAISLADRKKKRTPVKYPLCSTFCTKNKHRSILVLPQHELRKLARVGGRIQVLGFHQMAKANMSVWPYPCPRPLFKTCWLYRTVGIKSLAAAALQLRILWACLRWDDMAAKPLSTDGKHQITTDTEIMSLEILKHRHVGQFLDKTQYLRRKVVIPLELPKQVREVTSIRSGLRKRKRPESPQSTEPQVTEEWVDEDKLELWEIKQYGDRSRSGQPQSTVGSNRNAGSNSGINDQLVSGKATPEEIKEKMEQQLRMQRAAHQQKRALETLKSPASSGSPTQVVKVTANSAHDGTVKLVSKVAIPANPNSGTKSQLTSLLTTPTQNKPFISTKRIYMAKSSLGTTKVVSGPTSILPKTQLQSGGQQSLIKVSGQAGPIQQIQQRVQIIRGPDGKLQVRGLMPGQQLVQMPDGKLHVLNNSQAITTLAQTGTTTQTKTATTTTAAKVTTTANCTTKTSPSKTSTNITQQVQAQQSQAQSQAIQRSSGTASGTVTIATTPAQPTKNAIVVANTGQIVQSAQVISTGGQVISGNQIVVTNANLAQQLASGKAQLTTIGGHQVVIRSTPTGNQIVHLNSTNSGIIVKNTVTPTKQVPVLQSTQSTATTIGAQSNDTTNNSISNNTSTNVTSSTITTATNQTSNTPAPGSVEASLLAGQPPGTVIKCVTAQVIQTTQGPRIVLQGLQGADFTPQQLIMVQQQVKQQLLKAQATTGKQGVLGPTKIYLAVQPAPNSQQSIQSSQSSTTANTPATPATKPQIAQQPVVSPPAATEPQTGNESIPELPSTATSSSPEKPKVVVQQVAQPNVTTEEESQKTNVANGQQPLQSLKEGNDSSANKFILTPDYIQQTIKNALKQENLNPEIEEKLLQLQRYQEKQMKGGVENSATNNQTHTTPTITTPRMPSRKRPAPSNIPTTTSSTNVQSATNDKDTDWTETPRKKPTLKQESRETPKVQKMEAIENESTPQKRAAKPKDTQEQRRKQQVHSRMQVLLFRHKELLKKDILKKRALLEKELQIDIQKDLSAELASRTKAERHKQDEVKVGSAKRKANAQMAQQVSPPNRGGRPKKYKAQGSNTTPPGASTAPTTNRIKKEKLYCLCRTPYDETKFYVGCDLCNNWFHGDCVGITEEMCKTLSEFVCTECRHARDTQELYCLCKQPYDESQFYICCDKCQDWFHGRCVGILQSEADNIDEYVCPNCQRNSSVNFANMKNLNAKDLDLLKKLIKQIQAHKSAWPFMEPVDPNEAPDYYKVIKEPMDLQTIELRINDRSYKKLSEFIGDMTKIFDNCRYYNPKESPFFKCAESLETYFVHKIKSLREKFSEGK encoded by the exons ATGACGGGGAGAGGATCGAAGAGACGGGGTCGACCCCCGAAATCGGTGGTCATGGAAAGACcaaaaaagtttcaatatcATCTTATGAAGAAaccaaaatatttgcaaaacaaGGGTTCGGAAACGCCAAATTCACAACCAAGTACACCGACACCTTCGAGACCATCATCGCCAGTCGAAAGCGAAGAAAGCAGACGAAGTACACGAATTCGAAAATCTCGAGGACCCAGAGACAGACATTCGCGCAAAGGTGGTCACTCGAGTTCAGGTGCATATCAACGCCGAGGTTACAATCCAAATGTTGATTATCATGATTCTGAATATCATTATGGGTCGGACTTTGGAGATGAATCTAGTGAAAAAAGTGAAGTTGAAGAGGATCTCTTGCAAAGCGATGTAGATTCATCTGAAAGTATAGAAGAACCTGATCCTTCCAGTGACAGTGATTTTTCCCTCTCCAGTTATAGCACTACTAGTGGCACACCCCGTAAAACACTTCTTAGTCAGCAAAGACCACCAAGTCCAGAACCATTATGGcttcaaaataaagaattgcCACCATTAAATCTACCTAAATCATCCGATGATTTATTAGTTCCCAGAGAACTTGTTATGCCATGTTTATCCATTTATGAAGTATTGAGACACTTTCGCACTTTAGTACGTCTTTCAGCCTTTagatttgaagatttttgTGCTGCACTTATGTGTGAAGATCAAACCAATTTGTTGGCTGAAATACATATTATGCTTATTAAAGCACTTCTTAGAGAAGAAGATTCTCAACAAACACATTTTGGTCCTTTAGACCAAAAAGACTCTGTGAATGTTAGCTTATATTTTGTGGATTCTATGACTTGGTCAGAAGCTTTACGTTCTTATGTAGAAAGTGACAAATCatttgatcaaaatattttacatattttatcaacATGTGAATATCCTTTTACTTCTGTAGAAGATAGAATCAAGGTGCTACAATTTTTGacagatcaatttttaattacaaatccaGTAAGAGAAGACCTACTGCACGAAGGTATATTAAATG GAAATATGCATTATGATGATCACTGTAGAGTATGTCATCGATTGGGAGATTTATTATGTTGTGAAACATGTCCAGCAGTTTTTCATTTAGAATGTGTTGAACCTCCATTAGTTGATGTTCCTACTGAAGACTGGCAATGTAGTACATGCAAAGCTCACAAAGTTACAGGAGTTGCTGATTGTATACCTGATGTTGAGAAAAATGGTTCTCTTTGTCGTCAAGAACATTTAGGATTTGATAGACATGGCAAAAAATATTGGTTTCTTGCAAGAAGAATTTTTGT tgaAAGTGAAGATGGTGAAGTTTGGTATTATAGTACAGCTTTACAATTAGAAGAGTTAATGCTTTGTTTAGATCGTAATGAAATGGAAGTTGCACTTTATCGAGAATTATCAGATTATAAAGATGAAATTGTAAGACAAATGGAACTTACAGAACAAATTACGAATCAATACAAGGGTAATAAAAAGTCATATCTAGAAATCGAAAACa gtcttatacaaaaattacaaaaagaacgtcaagaaaaacaagaaaaagaagaagaagaaaaaaaagagaaacaaagacAAGAAGCTGAAGAAATGGTACGCAGAATACATGAAGGTACAGATTCTCTTGAAGAACAATTATCAGCAGTCACTGAACAACAGGAAATAAAGACATCTGAAGATTCaaatacgaaagaaaatactcaaaaaataattccagaAAATGTAGAAATAGATAGTGTAGATACTAATTTAACAGATGGGGTAAATAAAGAAGTCAAAGCTTgtacatcatcatcatcatctgaAGAAATTGATGAAGAGATACTTGAAGGGGACGAAAGTATCTCAAAAATTGGTAGAGATG GGAAAAAACACACTATTGTAACTAGATCAAAAACAGGATCATTACAACCTAGGACATTTAATATGGATGATCTAAAAAAACGTAGTACTGGACAGCTCTCAAAAGAAgagttagaaaaattagataaaggtttaaaagaagaaggagatagTACTAGATTAACAAGACAAAAAGCTCATCAAATAGCTTCTGGTacgcatttatttaaattgggaATGGATAACAACTTTAAATCATATGTGAATCAGTACAGTACTAATCCTATTGCTTTGAATAAGGCCCAACGAAACGAAGAACGTGACAAAAAGAGACATTTATCACATAAATTTTCACTTACACAGGCTTCTGAATTTAAATGGGTAGGAAGTTTGACAGGAACTCGTGCTCTTTTAGTAAGCACACTTCGTCAAACAATTCTTCAACTTGAAAGCAGCATTCAATCTTCATTTATGCATACTAATTGGCCTCTTTTACGTAAACCTTGGACTACAGCAGTAGGTGCTTGTGTTAATCCAAGAGATTTTGCTCGTGCACTTATTGTATTACAAGCATGTATTAAATCAGTAGTATTCGCTAGTGTATGGCATGATCAACTTGGTCATGTAAAATTACAAAGGGTAACGGCTCTcgaacgagaagaaaagaaacgtcaagataaaaaagataaaaaagaaagagaagatgaGGAAGAAcgtaatcgattatttaattttgttaaatatacattaggCTTGAAGCATCAAGTTTGGAAACAAAAGGGAGAAGAATATCGAGTACATGGACAAGGTGGTTGGCTTTGGGTATCTGCCAGTCGCCGCTATAGATATTCTGATATGTCAAAATTAGGTCTTCGAATAGGTCCACAGAAAATTATGGTACAAATTAAAGATCaagaaggattaaaaattttagcttTAGATCCTCCCACATATGACTTTTTGATAAAGGAATACTGTTCttctaaaaaagaagagaataatatgaacataaaaataaaagaagaaattaaagaagaagaaatatcaaaGGATACATTAACTGATGCATGTATAAAACAAGAATGTAAAGAAGAagacataaaaaaagaatcagttgaagataaacaaaataaaacagaaatagaTATGAAAACTGAAGAAACAATAACAAAAACAGAATCACAATCAATTAAGcaagaaacaaaaatgaatttatcat ttttagctGGTATGAAAATCAAGAAAGTTTATACACctataaaagaatttgaagaaattgatattactaAGGCATTAACAACTAATGGAAGACTTCATTATCCaaaaattgctaaaaaaaCTAGAATTGATGATTTCCTGGCACGTAGAAcacatttaaaacttttagaagaaagaagattacTACAGACT gaaaaatcaaaagaattattaaatcaatcaaCGAATCAAAAAGATGGAGATTCTGAAGtcgatatagaaaataatgaagaaagtGATACAGATGGAGGTGATAattctttacaaaatattcttacTGGAAAGCAGCCTAAAACTATATCTACATCAGCTAGAGAAATGTTAAATGTAAtaggaaaaagaattcaacATGTTAAAGCTCAATATGCAAGCATAatgagattaaataaaaatggtaGTTGTTATTCACGATATTGTAATATGACAACACTTCCGGGAAAGATTACAACTACAACACAAAGTTTAACATCTACTTGTTATTCTCCTATATGTCTTCAAAAAGCAAGATTAAAACTTGATCTTATTGCATTGTTAAGAAAAGCTAatgctttaaataataatcaatcattgaatttatcaattgGAGCAAATACAATGCAATTATCACAAgcaaattcaaaaatagaagGAAGTGATGCTAAAGATGCAATTAGAAAAGATTTAGAATCTGCAGTAGCATCCGCAACTCATTGTACTGAAGAAACACCAGCTACAAATGTagtaaaagatatttcacctcctatcaaaaaaataaaagttgaatctAACAcg acTTCTACTAATGATACCAGTTCAGGATACATTGATGTAGTAACTACTACAAATAACATAGTTACTACAACAACTGTAACTACAACACAACAAACTATAAAAACAATCGATGGTATTGTACAAAGTATGCAGGAAAGTACAAGTTCTCAAAATTCAGTTACATTTTCATCTGAAGTTAAAACaag TGTAGGGCAAAAGACAATGATTGTTAATCGAAGAGGAAGAACAGTGCAAAGAAGTACAATGGCTAAAGAATTAAATGCTGATGGCACAGAAAGAATATACTCTACTACATCAACTGAAGGAaaagtttatttgaaaaaagttgCAATTTCTTTGGctgatagaaaaaagaaacgtactCCAGTTAAATATCCCTTATGTTCAACATTTTGTACCAAAAATAAACATCGTAGTATATTGGTACTTCCACAACATGAATTGCGTAAATTAGCTAGAGTTGGTGGTCGAATACAAGTTTTAGGTTTTCATCAGATGGCTAAg gcaAATATGTCAGTATGGCCATATCCTTGTCCTAGaccattatttaaaacttgttGGTTATACAGAACAGTTGGTATAAAATCATTGGCTGCAGCAGCTCttcaattaagaatattatggGCATGTCTTCGTTGGGATGATATGGCTGCAAAACCATTATCTACAGATGGCAAACATCAAATTACAACTGATACGGAAATTATGTCATTGGAAATTCTTAAACATCGTCATGTCGGTCAATTTTTAGACAAGACACAATACTTACGAAGAAAAGTTGTTATACCTTTAGAACTTCCAAAACAAGTCAGAG aagTTACATCTATAAGAAGTggtttaagaaaaagaaaacggccAGAATCACCACAAAGTACTGAACCGCAAGTTACGGAAGAATGGGTTGATGaagataaattagaattatgggaaattaaacaatatggTGATAG GAGTCGATCGGGACAGCCACAATCAACAGTTGGTTCTAACCGAAATGCAGGATCAAATTCTGGTATAAATGATCAACTTGTTAGTGGTAAAGCAACAcctgaagaaattaaagagaaaatggaACAACAATTACGTATGCAAAGAGCTGCTCATCAACAAAAAAGAGCATTAGAAACTTTAAAAAGTCCAGCTAGTTCTGGTTCACCTACACAAGTTGTAAAAGTTACAGCTAATTCTGCTCAtg atggTACAGTTAAATTAGTTTCCAAAGTTGCGATACCAGCAAATCCAAATAGTGGAACAAAATCACAGTTAACTTCTCTTTTGACGACACCTACGCAAAATAAACCTTTTATTAGTACAAAACGTATTTATATGGCAAaat caTCTCTTGGAACAACAAAAGTTGTTTCCGGACCTACAAGTATTTTACCAAAAACACAACTGCAATCTGGAGGTCaacaatctttaattaaagtttctgGTCAAGcag gaCCTATACAACAAATTCAACAAAGAGTACAGATTATAAGAGGACCAGATGGAAAACTTCAAGTTCGAGGTTTGATGCCTGGTCAGCAATTAGTTCAAATGCCTGATGGAAAACTTCATGTGTTAAATAATAGTCAAGCGATTACTACTCTTGCACAAACTGGAACAACTACacaa acaaAAACAGCTACAACAACAACTGCAGCTAAAGTTACTACAACAGCTAATTGTACTACTAAAACTAGTCCATCTAAAACATCAACAAATATAACGCAACAAGTACAAGCTCAGCAATCACAAGCTCAATCACAAGCAATTCAGCGTTCGTCTGGAACTGCCTCAGGAACAGTAACTATTGCTACTACACCAGCACAACCTACAAAAAATGCTATTGTAGTAGCTAATACTGGACAAATTGTACAAAGTGCACAA gTAATATCAACTGGTGGTCAAGTTATTAGTGGAAATCAAATAGTAGTTACTAATGCTAATTTAGCTCAACAACTTGCAAGCGGTAAAGCTCAATTAACAACAATTGGTGGTCATCAAGTAGTTATTCGTAGTACTCCAACAGGCAATCAAATTGTTCATTTAAATTCGACAAATAGTggtattattgtaaaaaatactgTTACACCAACAAAACAAG TTCCTGTATTGCAATCTACTCAatcaacagcaacaacaataGGAGCACAATCAAATGATACAACAAACAATAGTATTAGTAATAATACATCGACAAATGTGACATCATCTACTATCACAACTGCAACAAATCAAACATCCAATACTCCAGCACCTGGAAGTGTAGAAGCATCTTTATTAGCTGGTCAACCACCTGGAACTGTTATTAAATGTGTTACTGCTCAAGTTATACAAACTACTCAAGGTCCTCGTATAGTATTACAAGGTTTACAAGGTGCTGATTTTACTCCTCAACAACTTATAATGGTACAACAACAAGTAAAACAACAATTGCTTAAAG cCCAAGCTACAACAGGCAAACAAGGAGTATTAGGACCtaccaaaatttatttagctGTTCAACCTGCACCTAATAGTCAACAATCAATTCAGAGTTCTCAAAGTTCTACAACAGCAAATACTCCCGCTACACCAGCAACAAAACCACAAATTGCACAACAACCAGTTGTTTCTCCACCAGCAGCAACTG aaCCTCAAACGGGAAATGAAAGCATTCCAGAACTTCCATCAACAGCAACATCAAGTTCTCCTGAAAAACCGAAAGTAGTTGTTCAACAAGTTGCTCAACCTAATGTGACTACAGAAGAGGAATCGCAAAAAACAAATGTAGCTAATGGTCAGCAACCTTTGCAATCTTTAAAAGAAGGAAACGATTCTTCggctaataaatttattttaacacctGATTATATACAACAAA ctaTTAAGAATGCATTGAAACAAGAAAATCTTAATCcggaaatagaagaaaaattattgcaattgcAACGATATCAAGAGAAACAAATGAAAGGTGGTGTTGAAAATTCAGCAACTAATAATCAAACTCATACCACACCTACAATTACAACTCCGCGTATGCCATCTCGTAAAAGACCGGCACCCTCTAACATTCCAACAACAACCTCATCTACAAATGTACAATCAGCAACAAACGATAAAGATACTGATTGGACAGAAACACCCAGAAAAAAACCAACATTAAAACAAGAAAGTCGTGAAACTCCAAa agtaCAAAAAATGGAAGCAATAGAGAATGAATCAACTCCACAAAAACGAGCAGCAAAGCCAAAAGACACTCAAGAGCAACGGAGAAAACAACAAGTCCATTCTCGAATGCAAGTCTTATTATTTAGACATAAAGAACtacttaaaaaagatattttaaaaaaaagagcattacttgaaaaagaattacaaataGATATTCAG aaagattTATCGGCGGAATTAGCTTCAAGAACAAAAGCAGAAAGACACAAACAGGATGAAGTAAAAGTAGGAAGTGCAAAACGTAAAGCAAACGCTCAAATGGCTCAACAAGTTAGTCCACCTAATAGAGGTGGAAGGCCAAAGAAATATAAGGCTCAAGGAAGTAACACTACACCACCAGGAGCTTCAACAGCACCTACTACGAACagaatcaaaaaagaaaaattatattgtttatgtaGAACACCATATGATGAAACAAA attttatgtGGGATGCGATCTCTGTAACAATTGGTTTCATGGAGATTGCGTTGGAATCACAGAAGAAATGTGTAAAACTCTTTCAGAGTTTGTTTGTACAGAATGTAGACATGCAAGAGATACACAAGAGCTATATTGTCTATGTAAACAGCCTTATGATGAATCTCA attttatatttgctgCGATAAATGTCAAGATTGGTTCCATGGTCGATGCGTGGGTATTTTACAGTCGGAAGCAGACAATATTGATGAATATGTTTGTCCGAATTGTCAACGAAATTCTTCTGTTAATTTTGctaatatgaaaaatcttaATGCAAAAGATCTTGATCttcttaagaaattaattaaacaaatacag gcGCACAAAAGTGCTTGGCCATTTATGGAACCAGTAGATCCAAATGAAGCACCAGACTACTATAAAGTTATAAAGGAACCGATGG ATTTACAAACGATAGAATTGAGGATAAATGATAGATCTTACAAGAAATTAAGTGAATTTATTGGCGAcatgacaaaaatatttgataattgtcGTTATTATAATCCGAAAGAATCACCTTTCTTTAAGTGTGCAGAATCCTTAGAAACTTATTTTGTTCACAAGATTAAAAGTTTAAGAGAAAAGTTTTCTGAAGGAAAGTAA